The following are encoded in a window of Castanea sativa cultivar Marrone di Chiusa Pesio chromosome 5, ASM4071231v1 genomic DNA:
- the LOC142634780 gene encoding LRR receptor-like serine/threonine-protein kinase IOS1: protein MVTRMFNHFLFALLGGFSLLLVHGEDQSGFISLDCGLPANSSYTEPITGINYISDATFIDTGVSMSISPVYKTNSLEQEYYYVRSFPQGTRNCYTVSLTSGTRYLIRGSFLYANYDAKSKPPGFDLYIDTSKWDSVTLLDESTFIYAELIHVPKLDHIDFCLVNTGHGVPFISALELRPLKNDTYVTVAGSLSTFVRLDFGTLTNQTYRYKDDVFDRMWFPPTAMVDWTPISTSLTVDGITHNDFQPPSVVMDTASTAINASVPMTFNWVAPDNTTQYYVYMHVAEIRELKANESRVFNISLNGVLWGGPIIPKYLHTTTVYSPSDLKGGKFEFVLYKIEQSTLPPLINAIEVYKVVELLQSQTDQQDVDAMKNIKSMYGVTRNWQGDPCAPTAFVWDGLNCTSNAYESPIIISLNLSSSGLAGQIAPYISNLTLIQYLDLSNNNLTGPVPDFLSNLQSLRVLNLERNNLSGSLSAALLAKSKSGSLLLSVGENPNLCSSVSCTTEQKKKKTNIIVPIVASVGGLFLLLAAAGIIWIFKKTKEREGNVTGGNATNSMQLESKNRQFTYSDIQMITNNFEKLLGQGGFGKVYLGFVEGNPVAVKMISQSAIEGYQQFLSEVEPLKRVHHINLTILVGYCKEGPNLALIYEYMANGDLHSHISENNSNILSWEGRIRIALDSAQGLEYLHDDCNPPIIHRDVKPSNILLNEKFQAKIADFGLSRVIPTDGSSYVMATVAGTTGYLDPEYFRSNKLTKKSDVYSFGVVLMELITGRPAIMRSTEPVHISQWVNSTVAHGDIRSIVDPRLPDGDFDLNSAWKAVEVSLTCVSENPLNRPTMSQVVIDLKECLATELARRKEDGVTESNDSRPIFTIHVTARTSPSAR, encoded by the exons ATGGTTACAAGGATGTTCAATCATTTTCTCTTTGCATTGCTTGGTGGTTTCTCTCTACTTTTGGTTCATGGCGAGGATCAATCAG GTTTCATAAGCTTAGATTGTGGGCTACCGGCTAATTCAAGCTATACTGAGCCAATAACCGGCATCAATTATATATCAGATGCAACGTTCATAGACACTGGTGTAAGCATGAGCATATCACCTGTGTACAAAACAAATAGCCTTGAACAGGAGTATTACTATGTCAGAAGCTTTCCTCAAGGAACCAGAAACTGTTACACAGTAAGTCTTACAAGTGGCACCAGATACTTGATCCGAGGGAGTTTCTTGTATGCGAATTATGATGCCAAAAGTAAACCTCCAGGATTCGACCTGTATATTGATACAAGTAAGTGGGATTCAGTGACATTACTCGATGAGTCCACATTCATCTATGCAGAGCTCATACATGTCCCAAAATTAGATCATATTGATTTTTGTCTGGTGAACACGGGCCATGGTGTACCGTTTATTTCTGCATTAGAACTTAGGCCACTGAAAAATGACACATATGTCACTGTAGCTGGATCATTGTCAACTTTCGTGCGGCTTGATTTTGGTACATTAACCAATCAAACATATAG GTACAAAGACGATGTTTTTGATCGCATGTGGTTCCCCCCTACGGCCATGGTTGATTGGACACCAATAAGTACTTCGCTTACAGTGGATGGCATAACTCACAATGATTTCCAGCCACCATCAGTGGTCATGGATACTGCATCCACAGCAATAAATGCAAGTGTACCCATGACATTCAACTGGGTGGCCCCGGATAACACAACCCAGTATTATGTCTACATGCACGTTGCTGAAATCAGAGAGCTCAAAGCAAACGAATCTAGAGTATTCAACATTTCTCTAAATGGGGTATTATGGGGTGGACCTATAATTCCTAAGTACCTGCACACAACCACTGTATACAGCCCTTCAGACTTGAAAGGGggaaaatttgagtttgttcTTTATAAAATTGAACAATCAACTCTTCCACCACTCATCAATGCCATTGAGGTTTACAAGGTCGTAGAGCTCTTACAATCTCAGACAGACCAACAAGATG TTGATGCAATGAAGAACATCAAGTCAATGTATGGAGTAACAAGAAATTGGCAAGGAGATCCATGTGCCCCTACAGCGTTTGTGTGGGATGGATTAAACTGTACCTCTAATGCTTATGAATCTCCTATAATCATATCACT GAATTTGTCATCAAGTGGATTGGCTGGGCAGATTGCTCCTTACATATCCAATCTCACATTGATACAGTACTT GGATCTATCAAATAATAACTTAACTGGACCAGTGCCCGACTTTCTCTCAAATTTGCAATCATTGAGGGTCCT AAACTTAGAAAGAAACAACCTGAGTGGCTCACTTTCTGCTGCCCTTCTTGCCAAATCAAAGAGTGGTTCACTGTTATTAAG TGTGGGAGAAAATCCAAATCTATGCTCATCGGTTTCTTGTACAACGGagcagaaaaagaagaagacgaatATTATTGTTCCAATAGTGGCATCAGTTGGTGGATTGTTCTTGTTATTAGCTGCAGCTGGTATCATttggatatttaaaaaaacaaaagaaagagaag GGAATGTGACGGGAGGTAACGCAACCAACAGTATGCAACTAGAATCAAAGAATCGACAATTTACCTACTCTGATATCCAGATGATTACGAACAACTTTGAGAAACTTCTTGGTCAAGGTGGGTTTGGCAAAGTTTATCTTGGTTTCGTAGAAGGAAATCCTGTGGCTGTAAAGATGATCTCCCAATCAGCAATTGAAGGGTATCAGCAATTTCTGTCTGAG GTTGAACCTCTTAAAAGAGTTCATCATATAAACTTGACTATCCTTGTTGGATATTGCAAAGAAGGACCCAATCTCGCTCTCATCTATGAGTATATGGCAAATGGAGACTTGCATTCCCATATTTCAG aaaataattcaaatatctTAAGTTGGGAAGGCAGAATTCGAATTGCATTGGACTCTGCACAAG GATTGGAGTATCTACATGATGACTGTAATCCGCCCATTATTCACAGAGATGTGAAGCCATCAAACATCTTGTTGAATGAAAAATTCCAAGCCAAGATTGCTGATTTTGGCCTCTCCAGAGTAATCCCAACAGATGGTAGCAGTTATGTGATGGCAACTGTAGCCGGCACTACAGGCTACTTAGACCCCGA GTACTTCAGATCAAACAAATTAACTAAGAAAAGTGATGTATATAGCTTTGGAGTTGTCCTTATGGAGTTAATCACAGGTCGACCCGCTATAATGAGAAGCACTGAGCCCGTTCATATCAGTCAATGGGTCAATTCCACTGTTGCGCATGGGGATATTCGAAGCATTGTTGATCCAAGATTACCAGACGGAGATTTCGATCTCAACTCTGCCTGGAAGGCTGTTGAAGTATCCCTGACTTGTGTATCTGAAAATCCCCTCAATAGGCCAACCATGAGTCAGGTGGTCATTGATCTAAAGGAATGCTTGGCAACAGAATTAGCTCGAAGAAAGGAGGACGGTGTGACTGAATCAAATGATTCACGTCCAATTTTCACAATCCATGTGACTGCTAGAACTAGTCCATCGGCAAGATAG
- the LOC142633753 gene encoding putative indole-3-pyruvate monooxygenase YUCCA10, producing the protein METKVLIVGAGPSGLATSACLSRHSIPHLILEREDCYASLWKKRTYDRLGLHLAKEFCFLPHKPLPSDAPTFMPKDFFLKYVDDYVSQFNINPLYHRTVESASLVEAGRKWRIEAKNTLEGNVEVYHAEFLVVASGENNEGYIPDVKGLSSFPGEIVHSNHFKSGSRYKSKDVLVIGCGNSGMEIAYDLKDHGARTSIVIRSPFHVLTKELVHRGMSLLNYLPVYMVDTLITMLARLKFGDLTKYGIYRPPRGPFAHKNVTGRSPVIDVGTIGKIHNGEIEVVPEILNIERNNVKFKNGTEKNFDAIVLATGYKSAANKWLKDYKYALNGDGMPKNRMPNHWRGEKGLYCAGLSRRGLFGVSMDAEAIANDINKVITSQK; encoded by the exons ATGGAAACAAAAGTATTGATCGTAGGAGCTGGGCCTTCTGGTCTTGCAACTTCAGCATGCTTATCTCGCCACTCCATCCCGCATTTGATCCTTGAAAGAGAAGATTGTTATGCTTCTCTTTGGAAGAAAAGAACCTATGATCGATTAGGTCTCCATTTAGCAAAAGAATTTTGTTTCTTGCCACATAAGCCTCTCCCTTCTGATGCACCTACCTTCATGCCCAAagattttttccttaaatatgTGGATGATTATGTCTCACAATTTAATATAAACCCTCTCTACCATCGTACTGTCGAATCGGCTTCTTTGGTTGAAGCTGGAAGGAAATGGAGAATTGAAGCTAAGAACACATTAGAAGGAAATGTGGAAGTTTACCATGCTGAGTTCTTAGTTGTTGCTAGTGGTGAGAATAACGAGGGTTATATTCCTGATGTTAAAGGGTTGTCAAGTTTTCCAGGTGAAATTGTCCATTCCAACCATTTCAAATCAGGTTCGAGATATAAATCTAAGGATGTTTTGGTAATTGGATGTGGTAATTCTGGAATGGAGATTGCCTATGACCTTAAAGACCATGGAGCTCGCACTTCAATTGTTATTAGAAGTCCG TTTCATGTGCTGACCAAAGAATTGGTGCATCGGGGAATGTCTTTGTTGAATTATCTCCCAGTTTACATGGTGGATACTCTAATCACAATGCTTGCAAGACTCAAATTTGGTGATTTGACTAAGTATGGGATTTATAGACCACCGAGAGGTCCATTCGCTCATAAAAATGTAACAGGAAGATCTCCGGTTATCGATGTTGGAACCATAGGAAAGATTCATAATGGAGAGATAGAG GTTGTCCCGGAGATTTTGAACATTGAAAGGAATAATGTGAAGTTCAAAAATGGCACAGAAAAGAATTTCGATGCCATTGTTTTGGCCACTGGCTATAAAAGCGCAGCTAATAAATGGCTaaag GACTATAAGTATGCTCTTAATGGTGATGGAATGCCAAAGAATAGAATGCCAAACCATTGGAGAGGAGAGAAGGGCCTATATTGTGCTGGGTTGTCAAGGAGAGGACTCTTTGGAGTATCAATGGATGCCGAGGCCATAGCCAATGACATCAACAAGGTTATAACTAGCCAAAAATAA
- the LOC142637358 gene encoding LRR receptor-like serine/threonine-protein kinase IOS1 translates to MYKHFLFALLAGFSLLLVHGQNQTGFISLDCGLPANSSYTEPTTGINYISDATFIATGVSMSISPAYKTNSLEQEYYYVKSFPQGIRNCYTISVTNGTRYLIRGSFLYANYDAKSKPPGFDLYIDANKWDSVTLLDESTFIFAELIHVPKLDRIDFCLVNTGNGVPFISALELRPLKNDTYVTESGSLSTFLRLDFGSLTNQTYRYKDDVFDRMWFPPTATIGWTPISTSLTMDPINHNDYQPPSVVMTTASTEINTSAPMTFNWVPPDNTSQYYVYIHIAEIKALKANESRVFNISLNGELWGGPFIPKYLHTTTVYSPSALKGGKFEFALYKIEKSTLPPLINAIEVYTVVELLQSQTDQQDVDAIKNIKSMYGVTRNWQGDPCAPTAYVWDGLNCTYNAFESPTIASLNLSSSGLAGKIAPYISNLTLLQYLDLSNNSLTGLVPDFLSNLQSLRILNLERNNLSGSLPAALLDKSKSGSLLLSVAENPNLCPSISCTTEQKKKKNIIVPIVASIGGLFILLLGAAGIFWIFKRIREQEGDKVSNLQNIQLESKNRQFTYSEIQMITNNFEKLLGEGGFGKVYLGYVDGNPVAVKMISQSAVEGYQQFQSEVEPLIRVHHRNLTILVGYCNEGPNLALIYEYMANGDLHSHISENNSNILSWEGRIRIALDSAQGLEYLHDDCNPPIIHRDVKLSNILLNEKFQAKIADFGLSRVIPTDGGSYVTTVVAGTPGYLDPEYFRSNKLTPKSDVHSFGIVLMELITGRPAIMRSSENVHISQWVNSMVAHGDIRSIVDPRLPNGDFDLNSAWKAVEVSMTCVSENPLNRPTMSQVVIDLKECLATELAQRREDSVTESNDSSSIFTINVTTGTSPSAR, encoded by the exons ATGTACAAACATTTTCTCTTTGCATTGCTGGCAGGTTTCTCTCTACTTTTGGTTCATGGCCAGAATCAAACAG GTTTCATTAGCTTAGATTGTGGGCTACCAGCTAATTCTAGCTATACTGAGCCAACAACAGGCATCAATTATATATCAGATGCAACGTTCATAGCCACTGGTGTAAGTATGAGCATATCACCTGCGTACAAAACAAATAGCCTTGAACAGGAGTATTACTATGTCAAAAGCTTTCCTCAGGGAATCAGAAACTGTTACACAATTAGTGTTACAAATGGCACTAGATATTTGATCAGAGGGAGTTTCTTGTATGCAAATTATGATGCAAAAAGTAAACCTCCAGGATTCGACCTGTATATTGATGCTAATAAGTGGGATTCAGTGACATTACTCGATGAATCCACATTCATCTTTGCGGAGCTCATACATGTACCAAAATTAGATCGTATAGATTTTTGTCTGGTGAACACGGGCAATGGAGTACCGTTTATTTCAGCATTAGAACTAAGGCCATTGAAAAATGACACATATGTCACTGAATCCGGTTCATTGTCAACCTTTTTGCGGCTTGATTTTGGTTCATTAACCAATCAAACATATAG GTACAAAGACGATGTTTTTGATCGCATGTGGTTTCCCCCTACGGCCACGATTGGTTGGACACCAATAAGTACTTCGCTTACAATGGATCCCATAAATCACAATGACTACCAACCACCATCAGTGGTCATGACTACTGCCTCCACAGAAATAAACACAAGCGCACCCATGACATTCAACTGGGTGCCCCCCGATAACACATCCCAATATTATGTCTACATCCACATTGCTGAAATCAAAGCGCTCAAAGCAAACGAATCTAGAGTATTCAACATTTCTCTAAATGGGGAGTTATGGGGTGGACCTTTTATTCCTAAGTACCTGCACACAACCACTGTATACAGCCCTTCAGCCTTGAAAGGGGGGAAATTTGAGTTTGCtctttataaaattgaaaaatcaactCTTCCACCACTCATCAATGCCATTGAGGTTTACACTGTTGTAGAGCTCTTACAATCTCAGACAGACCAACAAGATG TTGATGCGATCAAGAACATCAAGTCAATGTATGGAGTAACAAGAAATTGGCAAGGCGATCCATGTGCCCCTACAGCGTATGTGTGGGATGGATTAAACTGTACCTATAATGCTTTTGAATCTCCTACAATCGCATCACT GAACTTGTCATCAAGTGGATTGGCTGGGAAAATTGCTCCTTACATATCCAATCTCACATTGTTACAGTACTT GGATCTATCAAATAATAGCTTAACAGGACTAGTTCCTGATTTTCTATCAAATTTGCAATCATTGAGGATCCT AAACTTAGAAAGAAACAACCTGAGTGGTTCACTTCCTGCTGCCCTTCTTGACAAATCAAAGAGTGGTTCACTGTTACTAAG tGTGGCAGAAAATCCAAATCTATGCCCATCAATTTCATGTACAACagagcagaagaagaagaagaatatcaTTGTTCCAATAGTTGCATCCATTGGTGGATTGTTCATCTTGTTATTAGGTGCAGCTGGTATCTTTTGGATATTTAAAAGAATAAGAGAACAAGAAG GAGATAAAGTATCCAACcttcaaaatatacaactagaATCAAAGAATCGACAATTTACCTACTCTGAAATCCAGATGATTACCAACAACTTCGAGAAACTTCTTGGTGAAGGTGGGTTTGGCAAAGTTTATCTTGGTTATGTAGATGGAAATCCTGTGGCTGTAAAGATGATCTCCCAATCAGCAGTTGAAGGGTATCAGCAATTTCAGTCTGAG GTTGAACCTCTTATAAGAGTTCATCACAGAAACTTGACTATCCTTGTTGGATATTGCAATGAAGGACCCAATCTCGCTCTCATCTATGAGTACATGGCGAACGGAGACTTACATTCCCATATTTCAG AAAATAACTCAAATATCTTAAGTTGGGAAGGCAGGATTCGAATCGCATTGGACTCTGCACAAG GATTGGAGTATCTACATGATGATTGTAATCCACCCATAATTCACAGAGATGTGAAGCTGTCAAACATCTTGTTGAATGAAAAATTCCAAGCCAAGATTGCTGATTTTGGCCTATCCAGAGTTATCCCAACTGATGGTGGTAGTTACGTGACAACAGTTGTTGCTGGCACTCCAGGCTACTTAGACCCCGA GTACTTCAGATCAAACAAATTAACTCCGAAAAGTGATGTACATAGTTTTGGAATTGTTCTTATGGAGTTAATCACAGGCCGACCTGCTATAATGAGAAGCTCTGAGAACGTTCATATAAGCCAATGGGTCAATTCCATGGTTGCGCATGGGGATATTCGAAGTATTGTTGATCCAAGATTACCAAACGGAGATTTCGATCTCAACTCTGCCTGGAAGGCTGTTGAAGTATCCATGACTTGTGTATCTGAAAATCCCCTCAATAGGCCAACGATGAGTCAGGTAGTGATTGATCTAAAGGAGTGCTTGGCAACAGAATTAGCTCAAAGGAGGGAGGACAGTGTGACTGAATCAAATGATTCAAGTTCGATTTTCACAATCAATGTGACTACTGGAACTAGTCCATCGGCAAGATAG